Proteins from a single region of Desulfovibrio sp. Huiquan2017:
- a CDS encoding PLP-dependent aminotransferase family protein produces the protein MSHQFARRMSTVHRSFIREILKVTADPEIISFAGGLPNPELFPVPAMDVAAHEVFENIGASSLQYSTTEGDAGLRAIIAERYKKRGLTVDPDTILVTTGSQQILDLGGKVFLDRGDKVVIERPGYLGAIQAFSLFEPEFVAVSLDDDGPNLEELEAAFKDGAKCFYAVPNFQNPSGVSYSLEKRKAVAALTDRYGVLFVEDDPYGELRFLGKDLPSVFSFCEKKGLLCGSFSKIAAPGFRIGWVVAPEKDIYDKLVVAKQAADLHTSTVSQAIMRRYLETNDIEAHVALIRERYGRQRECMVEMIDRYFPESVTITKPEGGMFLWVTMPGNCSSMELLDMAIKDQVAFVPGRPFYVDGSGENTLRLNFSNSDEARIEEGIKRLGKSIQSFLK, from the coding sequence ATGTCCCATCAATTCGCCCGGAGAATGAGCACCGTGCATCGCTCGTTCATCCGGGAAATCCTGAAAGTCACGGCTGATCCGGAAATAATTTCCTTTGCGGGCGGCCTGCCCAACCCCGAACTTTTCCCCGTCCCGGCCATGGATGTAGCGGCCCACGAGGTCTTCGAGAATATCGGAGCCAGTTCCCTGCAGTACTCCACCACCGAGGGCGACGCGGGGCTCAGGGCAATCATCGCCGAGCGGTACAAGAAGCGCGGCCTGACCGTGGACCCGGATACCATCCTGGTAACCACCGGCTCCCAGCAGATTCTCGACCTCGGGGGCAAGGTCTTCTTGGACCGGGGCGACAAGGTCGTCATCGAACGGCCCGGCTACCTCGGAGCCATCCAGGCCTTTTCCCTGTTCGAGCCCGAGTTCGTGGCCGTCTCGCTGGATGATGACGGCCCCAACCTCGAAGAGCTTGAGGCGGCGTTCAAGGATGGGGCCAAGTGCTTTTACGCAGTACCCAACTTTCAGAATCCGTCCGGCGTGAGCTACTCCCTGGAAAAGCGTAAGGCCGTGGCCGCCCTGACCGACCGCTACGGCGTGCTCTTCGTTGAGGACGATCCGTATGGCGAACTGCGCTTCCTGGGCAAGGATCTGCCGAGCGTCTTTTCCTTCTGCGAGAAAAAAGGGCTGCTTTGCGGTTCCTTTTCCAAGATCGCCGCGCCGGGCTTTCGCATCGGTTGGGTGGTCGCCCCCGAGAAGGATATCTACGACAAGCTGGTCGTCGCCAAACAGGCGGCCGACCTGCACACTTCCACCGTTTCCCAGGCGATCATGCGGCGTTACCTCGAAACCAACGATATCGAGGCTCACGTGGCCCTCATCCGCGAGCGCTACGGCCGTCAACGGGAGTGCATGGTCGAGATGATCGACCGGTATTTTCCGGAGTCCGTGACCATCACGAAGCCCGAGGGCGGCATGTTCCTGTGGGTGACCATGCCCGGGAATTGTTCGAGCATGGAGCTTCTGGACATGGCCATCAAGGACCAGGTCGCCTTCGTGCCCGGTAGGCCGTTCTACGTGGACGGCTCGGGTGAGAACACCCTGCGCCTGAACTTTTCCAATTCGGACGAGGCTCGGATCGAGGAGGGCATCAAAAGGTTGGGCAAGTCCATTCAGTCGTTCCTGAAGTAA
- a CDS encoding transporter substrate-binding domain-containing protein, translated as MKHIAIITFSLVLSLAAASSARAEHFIAMAAPYPPYSISNGLSVKGMAVSTLTTIMDMCGTPIGEQEIKLMPWAYAYESAARQSRRILLNAQRNPNTEHLYKWVGPMTTAKTVLIGRKSDKLFIPTREHLKDYRIATVRWSRPEKTLLAGGVEETQLCRSPSHVQALRRLDGGEVDLFASTELGAPCLLAGMGMRPEDYTIYFTFDEEPLYFAFSRDTDDKLIARLNRALQEIKATGPHGVSRFDQMFTD; from the coding sequence ATGAAACACATAGCAATCATCACGTTTTCCCTCGTCCTGAGTCTAGCCGCCGCATCTTCCGCGCGGGCCGAGCATTTCATCGCCATGGCCGCACCCTACCCGCCCTACTCCATCAGCAACGGATTGAGCGTCAAGGGGATGGCGGTATCCACCCTGACAACTATCATGGACATGTGCGGCACGCCCATTGGGGAACAGGAAATCAAACTGATGCCCTGGGCCTACGCCTACGAGAGCGCGGCCCGGCAATCGCGGCGCATCCTGCTCAACGCCCAGCGCAATCCCAACACGGAACATCTGTACAAATGGGTCGGCCCGATGACCACGGCCAAGACCGTGCTCATCGGCCGCAAAAGCGACAAGTTGTTCATCCCCACCCGGGAACATCTCAAGGACTACCGCATCGCCACTGTTCGCTGGAGCCGCCCCGAAAAGACCCTGCTGGCGGGCGGCGTGGAGGAGACGCAGCTGTGCCGCAGTCCGAGCCACGTCCAGGCCCTGCGCAGACTCGACGGCGGCGAGGTGGACCTGTTCGCGTCCACCGAACTCGGAGCCCCCTGCCTGCTGGCGGGAATGGGAATGCGTCCGGAGGACTACACCATCTACTTCACCTTCGACGAGGAACCCCTGTATTTCGCCTTCAGCCGCGACACGGACGACAAGCTCATCGCCCGGCTCAACCGGGCATTGCAGGAAATCAAGGCCACCGGCCCGCATGGGGTCAGCCGCTTCGATCAAATGTTCACCGATTAG
- a CDS encoding Fe-S-containing hydro-lyase — MAEYKLNTPLTDADMEPLRAGDVVFLSGTIYSARDAAHKKLVELLDSGRELPFELEGSAIYYVGPSPAPPGRPIGSAGPTTSYRMDSYAPRLHSLGMKASIGKGKRSDEVKEAMKKYTGVYFGATGGAGALLSNSIVESKVIAFEELGPEAVRAMKVKDFPLLVINDCHGGELYVKPKLDTAV; from the coding sequence ATGGCCGAATACAAGCTGAACACCCCCTTGACGGACGCGGACATGGAACCGTTGCGGGCAGGGGATGTGGTCTTTCTGTCCGGGACCATCTATTCCGCGCGGGACGCGGCTCACAAGAAGCTCGTGGAGTTGCTGGACTCGGGCCGGGAACTGCCCTTTGAGCTCGAAGGCTCGGCCATCTATTACGTGGGCCCGAGCCCGGCCCCTCCGGGTCGCCCCATCGGCTCTGCCGGACCGACCACTTCCTACCGCATGGACAGCTATGCGCCCCGCCTGCATTCGTTGGGCATGAAGGCGTCCATCGGCAAGGGCAAGCGTTCGGACGAGGTCAAGGAGGCCATGAAGAAGTATACGGGTGTCTATTTCGGCGCCACGGGCGGCGCGGGCGCACTGCTGTCCAATTCCATCGTGGAGTCCAAGGTCATCGCCTTCGAGGAATTGGGGCCCGAGGCCGTCCGGGCCATGAAAGTCAAGGATTTCCCTCTGCTGGTCATCAATGACTGCCATGGCGGTGAATTGTACGTCAAACCGAAACTTGACACTGCCGTGTAA
- a CDS encoding fumarate hydratase: protein MREIQGTDVVEAVAAMCMKGNTELPQDVRAKLEQAMAAEESPSAREVLRQLLENADLAHETKLPLCQDCGLAVLFVEVGDDCRIVGGNLRELINEGVRKGYADGYLRKSACDPLTRANTGDGTPAVIHFDMVPGDKLKIAYMAKGGGAENMSRVTMLAPAQGWEGIKKFVIERVAEAGPNPCPPTIIGIGIGGTFEHAAKIAKRSLLRKLDDVHPDPKIAAMEKELEEALNALGIGPMGLGGKTTVLGVKITMEPCHLASLPLAVNVQCHSQRHEEVEL from the coding sequence ATGAGAGAGATTCAAGGAACGGACGTGGTGGAGGCCGTGGCCGCCATGTGCATGAAGGGGAACACGGAATTGCCGCAAGACGTGCGCGCGAAGTTGGAGCAGGCCATGGCCGCGGAGGAATCGCCGTCGGCTAGGGAGGTCCTGCGGCAGTTGCTGGAAAACGCGGACCTGGCCCACGAGACCAAACTGCCGTTGTGCCAGGACTGTGGCTTGGCCGTGTTGTTCGTGGAGGTCGGCGACGACTGTAGGATCGTGGGCGGCAACTTGCGCGAGTTGATCAACGAGGGCGTGCGCAAGGGGTATGCCGACGGCTACCTGCGCAAGTCCGCGTGCGATCCGCTGACCCGGGCCAATACCGGGGACGGCACCCCCGCGGTCATCCATTTCGACATGGTCCCGGGCGACAAGCTCAAGATCGCCTACATGGCCAAAGGCGGCGGGGCCGAGAACATGTCCCGCGTGACCATGCTCGCCCCGGCCCAGGGCTGGGAGGGCATCAAGAAGTTCGTGATCGAGCGGGTGGCCGAGGCGGGCCCGAATCCGTGTCCGCCCACGATCATCGGTATCGGCATCGGCGGGACCTTCGAGCATGCGGCCAAGATCGCCAAGCGGTCGCTGTTGCGGAAGTTGGACGACGTCCATCCCGATCCCAAGATAGCGGCCATGGAAAAGGAATTGGAGGAGGCCCTGAACGCGCTGGGCATCGGTCCCATGGGCCTGGGCGGCAAGACCACCGTGCTCGGCGTGAAGATCACCATGGAACCGTGCCACCTGGCCAGCCTGCCGTTGGCGGTCAACGTCCAATGTCACTCCCAGCGGCACGAGGAGGTCGAACTGTAA
- a CDS encoding fumarate reductase iron-sulfur subunit, producing the protein MSRLLKLNIFRYNPEDEQSSPHMQAFVLEETDAMTLFIALNRIREEQDPSLQFDFCCRAGICGSCGMVINGRPGLACHTKTRDLPGEITLLPLPVFKLVGDLSVDTGTWFREMYDKTESWIHTNKVFDPTALEERMDNKDAVAIYELERCIECGCCIAACGTARLREDFMGAAALNRVARFLIDPRDQRTENDYYEIIGNDMGIFGCMGLLACEDVCPKHLPLQNQLGFLRRKMGITSLKRIFRK; encoded by the coding sequence ATGTCCAGATTACTCAAACTCAACATCTTCCGGTACAATCCCGAGGACGAGCAGTCCTCGCCGCACATGCAGGCGTTCGTCCTGGAAGAGACCGATGCCATGACCCTGTTCATCGCGCTCAACCGCATCCGCGAGGAGCAGGATCCGTCCCTGCAGTTCGACTTCTGCTGTCGGGCGGGCATCTGCGGTTCCTGCGGCATGGTCATCAACGGCCGTCCCGGCCTGGCCTGTCATACCAAGACCCGCGACCTGCCGGGTGAGATCACGCTTTTGCCCCTGCCCGTCTTCAAGCTGGTCGGCGATCTGTCCGTGGACACCGGCACGTGGTTTCGCGAGATGTACGACAAGACCGAGTCCTGGATCCATACCAACAAGGTCTTCGATCCCACGGCGCTCGAAGAGCGCATGGACAACAAGGACGCCGTGGCCATCTACGAGCTTGAACGGTGTATCGAATGCGGCTGCTGCATCGCGGCCTGCGGCACCGCCCGGCTGCGCGAGGACTTCATGGGGGCGGCCGCGCTCAATCGTGTGGCCCGGTTTCTCATCGATCCGCGCGACCAGCGGACCGAGAACGACTATTACGAGATCATCGGCAACGACATGGGCATTTTTGGCTGTATGGGCCTGTTGGCCTGTGAGGATGTCTGCCCCAAACATCTGCCGTTGCAAAATCAGCTCGGTTTCCTGCGACGAAAAATGGGCATCACTTCATTGAAACGCATTTTCAGGAAGTAG
- a CDS encoding succinate dehydrogenase/fumarate reductase cytochrome b subunit has protein sequence MSISYAPAGKSGKWDGVLDWLQMLSGASLILFMWCHMLLVSSVVISPRLMNALAEFFEATYMAQVGGPLIFLAFLLHFALAARKIPFRAEGQKTIWQHARMMHHGDTWLWVVQIVSAMLILVMGSIHMWVVLTDLPITAVKSAARVQSGFWAVFYLCLLPLAELHVGIGFYRIGVKWGFITDRERGKFKRGENLLTLMFIGIGLITLVRFLFLSLN, from the coding sequence ATGTCCATTAGTTACGCACCGGCTGGCAAATCCGGCAAGTGGGACGGCGTGCTGGATTGGCTGCAAATGCTGTCCGGCGCCAGCCTGATCTTGTTCATGTGGTGTCACATGTTGCTGGTTTCCAGCGTCGTCATCAGCCCGAGGCTGATGAACGCCCTCGCCGAATTTTTCGAGGCGACGTATATGGCCCAGGTGGGCGGACCGCTCATCTTTCTCGCCTTCCTGCTTCATTTCGCCCTGGCCGCCCGGAAGATTCCCTTCCGCGCCGAGGGTCAGAAGACCATTTGGCAACACGCCCGGATGATGCACCACGGGGACACCTGGCTTTGGGTGGTCCAAATCGTCTCCGCCATGCTTATCCTGGTCATGGGGTCCATCCATATGTGGGTGGTTCTGACCGATCTCCCCATCACGGCGGTCAAATCCGCCGCTCGCGTGCAAAGCGGGTTCTGGGCCGTGTTCTACCTGTGCCTGCTGCCCCTTGCCGAATTGCATGTCGGCATCGGCTTCTACCGCATCGGGGTCAAGTGGGGCTTTATCACGGACCGGGAGCGGGGCAAGTTCAAGCGCGGCGAAAACCTGCTGACGCTCATGTTTATCGGCATCGGTCTGATTACCCTGGTTCGCTTTTTGTTTCTGAGCCTCAATTAA
- a CDS encoding pitrilysin family protein, with protein sequence MNKRTETVPTPAPTTAKATSLPALDGSDQAATHIVKLKNGLTVLIKEDDRFPLVNVRLYVHAGSAYETPDIAGISHLLEHMVFKGTDKRGPGETARQIESVGGSLNAATSFDYTVYYVEVPETQWKLGMDVVTDMAFHQTIAPKELESEKKVVLEELERGEDTPTSKLFKTLQSMVWKGTSYEWPIIGFRETVSGITRPQIKNYIATHYQPQSMLLAVVGKVDPDQILAEANQLVGSLKNTRSFTPPAPLPVPEAGDGPRVVKLTGKWNKVYMGAAFPIPYGTSAEIPGLEMLCQLLGGDDTSRLYRTFKYDKQLVDDISISPLSLERGGMLYVHAVLDADKVNEFWTELNKEMAGFDPANFTDREIERARLNLENSLFLAKETLSGLAGKLGYFQFFDNGEQAEKNYLFALSQVNRAELKRLFDEYIRPDRLALAVLTPENEPISADALTEITKANWPSKKATEAKQAATQATGPAEIALPGGSKLILLPDDTLPYTAMSMYWTGGDGELDASRQGLASLTAAALTRGTLKMSATELQDFLSDHAASLGSTAGRNVFALEAKFPTRFTDQVLPVIGDTLTAPAFNQTEVERAKQDQIAAIKQGEDRPLGLAFRHLFPFLYKTGPYALLHQGTPEGVERFTTSDIIRFWSRQSMHPFTLAVCGQFDQAAMEKFAAGIAKTLTAPTGQYAFTTPEWGTEKEDSLHLPDRNQAHVLMIFPTPGKTDQEASAKLELLRAALAGQSGLLFRDLRDKQGLAYTVTAMLWQSRNTGFMALYIGTGPDKVDQSIAGFKKVLADLAAKPLPQDEIDRAQNILTGDYYQDHQSLLSRSREAASLQVRGFDLDYEQQLIKRAQTITPAEIQDMVAQYLTPDKAYLMTVTP encoded by the coding sequence ATGAACAAACGAACCGAAACCGTCCCGACACCGGCCCCGACAACCGCCAAGGCGACCTCCCTTCCCGCCCTGGACGGTTCCGACCAGGCGGCCACGCACATCGTCAAGCTCAAAAACGGCCTGACCGTGCTCATCAAGGAAGACGACCGGTTCCCGCTGGTCAACGTCCGACTCTACGTCCACGCGGGCAGCGCCTACGAGACGCCCGACATCGCGGGCATCAGCCACCTGCTTGAACACATGGTCTTCAAGGGCACGGACAAACGCGGCCCGGGCGAGACGGCCAGGCAGATCGAGTCCGTGGGCGGCAGCCTCAACGCGGCCACCAGCTTCGACTACACGGTCTATTACGTGGAAGTGCCGGAGACCCAATGGAAACTCGGTATGGACGTGGTCACGGACATGGCCTTCCACCAGACCATCGCTCCCAAGGAGCTGGAAAGCGAAAAGAAGGTCGTGCTCGAAGAGCTTGAACGCGGCGAGGACACGCCCACCAGCAAGCTGTTCAAGACCCTCCAGTCCATGGTCTGGAAGGGCACCAGCTACGAATGGCCGATCATCGGCTTCCGCGAGACCGTATCGGGCATCACCAGGCCGCAGATCAAAAATTACATCGCCACCCACTATCAGCCGCAATCCATGCTGCTGGCCGTGGTCGGCAAGGTCGATCCCGACCAAATCCTGGCCGAGGCCAACCAATTGGTCGGATCCCTCAAGAACACCCGATCCTTCACCCCGCCCGCGCCCCTGCCCGTGCCCGAAGCGGGCGACGGCCCCCGCGTGGTCAAACTGACCGGCAAGTGGAACAAGGTCTACATGGGTGCGGCCTTCCCCATCCCCTATGGAACCTCGGCCGAAATCCCGGGCCTGGAGATGCTCTGCCAACTGCTCGGCGGCGACGATACTTCGCGCCTCTACCGGACCTTCAAATACGACAAGCAGCTCGTTGACGATATCTCGATCTCGCCGCTTTCCCTTGAGCGCGGCGGCATGCTCTACGTCCACGCCGTGCTCGACGCGGACAAGGTGAACGAATTCTGGACCGAGTTGAACAAGGAAATGGCTGGATTCGACCCGGCGAACTTCACCGACCGTGAGATCGAGCGTGCCCGCCTGAACCTAGAAAACTCCCTGTTCCTGGCCAAGGAAACCCTCTCCGGCCTGGCCGGGAAACTCGGCTATTTCCAATTCTTCGACAACGGCGAGCAGGCCGAGAAGAACTACCTCTTCGCCCTGAGCCAGGTGAACCGAGCCGAACTCAAGCGACTGTTCGATGAATATATCCGGCCCGACCGCCTGGCCTTGGCCGTGCTCACGCCCGAAAACGAACCGATCTCCGCCGACGCGCTGACCGAAATCACCAAGGCCAACTGGCCTTCCAAGAAGGCCACCGAGGCCAAACAGGCCGCCACGCAGGCCACGGGGCCGGCCGAAATCGCCCTGCCCGGGGGCTCCAAGCTGATCCTGTTGCCCGACGACACCCTGCCGTACACGGCTATGTCCATGTACTGGACCGGCGGCGACGGCGAACTCGATGCGTCCAGGCAGGGCCTGGCTTCCCTGACGGCCGCGGCCCTGACGCGTGGCACCTTGAAAATGTCCGCCACCGAGCTCCAAGACTTCCTGTCCGACCACGCGGCCAGCCTCGGCTCCACCGCCGGGCGCAACGTCTTTGCCCTGGAGGCCAAGTTCCCCACCCGGTTCACGGATCAGGTCCTGCCGGTTATCGGCGACACCCTGACCGCGCCGGCCTTCAACCAGACCGAGGTGGAACGGGCCAAACAGGACCAGATCGCGGCCATCAAGCAGGGCGAGGACCGGCCGCTCGGCCTGGCCTTCCGCCACCTCTTCCCGTTCCTGTACAAGACCGGCCCCTACGCTCTGCTCCATCAGGGCACCCCCGAAGGCGTGGAACGGTTCACTACCTCGGACATCATCCGCTTCTGGAGCCGCCAATCCATGCACCCGTTCACCCTGGCCGTGTGCGGACAGTTTGATCAGGCGGCCATGGAGAAGTTTGCCGCCGGCATCGCCAAAACCCTGACCGCGCCCACCGGACAATACGCCTTCACCACCCCCGAATGGGGCACCGAGAAGGAGGATTCCCTGCACCTGCCCGATCGCAACCAGGCGCACGTCCTGATGATCTTCCCCACCCCGGGCAAGACCGACCAAGAGGCTTCGGCCAAGCTCGAACTGCTGCGCGCCGCCCTGGCCGGCCAGTCCGGACTGCTCTTCCGCGACCTGCGCGACAAACAGGGATTGGCCTACACGGTCACTGCCATGCTCTGGCAGAGCCGCAACACCGGGTTTATGGCCCTGTACATCGGCACCGGGCCGGACAAGGTGGATCAGTCCATCGCGGGATTCAAGAAAGTCCTGGCCGACCTGGCCGCCAAGCCGCTGCCCCAGGACGAAATCGACCGCGCCCAAAACATCCTGACCGGCGATTACTACCAGGACCACCAATCCCTGCTCTCCCGCAGCCGTGAGGCCGCCAGCCTCCAGGTGCGCGGCTTCGACCTCGACTACGAGCAACAGCTCATCAAGCGGGCCCAAACCATCACCCCCGCCGAAATCCAGGATATGGTCGCCCAGTACCTGACCCCGGACAAGGCCTACCTCATGACCGTCACCCCGTAG
- a CDS encoding TetR/AcrR family transcriptional regulator, translating to MSEDTKQRIIEAGAELVHRQGFNNTGLKDILRAAGVPKGSFYFYFDSKKAFGIEMVNYFGMMFRGIIDGARNDPSLTPLEQLRKIFDGFAAHFAAHGYTRGCPVGNLAQEMSDLSEPFRIRLIQALDGMASGLAAILDKAKARGEIPADMDTRETAIFMVEAWHGAIIRMKVTKDGEPLALFTRFIFDKILK from the coding sequence ATGAGCGAGGACACGAAACAGCGGATCATTGAGGCCGGGGCCGAGTTGGTGCACCGGCAAGGGTTCAACAACACGGGCCTGAAGGACATCCTGCGCGCGGCAGGCGTGCCCAAGGGGTCGTTCTATTTCTATTTCGACAGCAAGAAAGCCTTCGGCATCGAAATGGTCAACTATTTCGGTATGATGTTCCGTGGCATCATCGATGGTGCCCGCAACGATCCGAGTCTGACTCCGCTGGAACAACTGCGAAAGATTTTTGACGGATTCGCCGCCCACTTCGCTGCCCACGGATATACGCGAGGCTGTCCTGTCGGTAACCTGGCCCAGGAGATGAGCGACCTGAGTGAACCGTTCCGCATCCGGCTCATCCAAGCCTTGGACGGCATGGCTTCGGGCCTGGCGGCCATCCTGGACAAAGCCAAGGCCAGAGGGGAAATCCCAGCCGACATGGACACGCGGGAAACGGCCATTTTCATGGTCGAGGCATGGCACGGCGCGATTATCCGCATGAAGGTCACCAAAGACGGCGAACCGCTCGCCCTTTTCACCCGATTCATTTTCGACAAAATCCTGAAATAG
- a CDS encoding DUF2238 domain-containing protein: protein MNNTSAPSRWFPHTLAATFLIFWTIMAANPVMRDVWWAENIPVMAVFLLLAGTYRLFRFSNPAYALMACWLFLHTIGGHYTFANVPFGFVTDLFGFSRNHFDRLGHYTIGFYAFPIAELLTRKDLAKPIIVHLFGLFAIMALAAGYEIVEWWYAVLAGGEAGIEFLGSQGDVWDAQTDMLCDTLGAITALVLFAFSGIKAEGERPLRAHNG from the coding sequence ATGAACAACACGTCCGCGCCATCCCGCTGGTTTCCCCACACCTTGGCCGCGACCTTCCTGATCTTCTGGACGATCATGGCCGCAAACCCGGTCATGCGCGACGTGTGGTGGGCCGAAAACATCCCGGTCATGGCGGTCTTCCTGCTCCTGGCCGGTACCTACCGCCTCTTCCGCTTCTCCAATCCGGCCTACGCGCTCATGGCCTGCTGGCTGTTCCTGCACACCATCGGCGGCCACTACACCTTCGCCAACGTGCCGTTCGGTTTCGTCACCGACCTGTTCGGCTTTTCGCGCAACCACTTCGACCGGCTCGGGCATTACACCATCGGCTTCTATGCCTTTCCCATCGCCGAACTGCTGACCCGCAAGGACCTGGCCAAGCCTATAATAGTCCACCTGTTCGGCCTGTTTGCCATCATGGCCCTGGCCGCGGGCTACGAGATCGTCGAATGGTGGTACGCCGTGCTCGCGGGCGGCGAGGCTGGCATCGAATTTCTCGGTTCCCAAGGGGACGTCTGGGACGCCCAGACAGACATGCTCTGCGACACCCTTGGCGCGATCACCGCATTGGTGCTGTTCGCCTTCTCGGGGATTAAAGCAGAGGGAGAAAGACCGCTTCGCGCCCATAACGGATGA
- the aroC gene encoding chorismate synthase has translation MSGNTFGRVFRLTTFGESHGAGLGGVVDGCPAGIPLDESIIQLELDRRRPGQGGLASTTRNEPDRVKILSGVFEGRTTGTPIGFFVENTNQRSHDYSKIKDVFRPGHADFTYNAKYGFRDYRGGGRSSGRETVSRVAGGAIAQELLRLEGISIYAYTVEFGSIPAEVRDIEGACDRPYFSPDPDIVEAWNERVVKVRDDEDTLGGVVEVRATGLPAGLGEPVFGKFDARIAAAFMSVGAVKGVEIGSGMAAARSLGSENNDPIGPDGFLSNNAGGILGGISSGQDVVARAYIKPIASILQEQQTITTTGEPTFIMVGGRHDISAIPRINPVLKAMMALTIADLLLLDRRLGVRD, from the coding sequence ATGAGCGGCAATACCTTCGGACGGGTTTTCCGGCTGACCACTTTCGGTGAATCCCATGGCGCGGGCCTGGGCGGCGTGGTGGACGGTTGTCCTGCGGGCATTCCCCTGGACGAATCCATCATCCAGCTTGAACTGGACCGGCGCAGGCCCGGCCAGGGCGGGCTGGCCTCCACGACCCGCAACGAACCGGACCGGGTCAAGATCCTGTCCGGCGTGTTCGAGGGCAGGACCACCGGCACGCCCATCGGTTTCTTCGTGGAGAACACCAACCAGCGCTCCCATGACTATTCCAAGATCAAGGACGTGTTCCGGCCGGGGCATGCCGATTTTACCTACAACGCCAAGTACGGGTTCCGCGACTACCGGGGCGGTGGGCGTTCCTCGGGCCGAGAAACCGTGTCCCGCGTGGCGGGAGGGGCCATCGCCCAGGAACTGCTGCGCCTGGAGGGCATCTCGATTTACGCCTATACTGTGGAGTTCGGTTCCATTCCCGCCGAGGTCAGGGATATCGAGGGGGCTTGCGACCGCCCCTATTTCAGCCCGGATCCGGATATCGTCGAGGCCTGGAACGAACGGGTCGTCAAGGTCCGCGACGACGAGGACACTCTGGGCGGCGTGGTCGAAGTTCGGGCCACGGGACTGCCTGCCGGGCTTGGCGAGCCGGTCTTCGGCAAGTTCGATGCGCGCATCGCGGCGGCGTTCATGTCCGTGGGCGCGGTCAAGGGCGTGGAGATCGGCTCCGGCATGGCAGCCGCGCGCTCGCTGGGCAGCGAGAACAACGATCCCATCGGCCCGGACGGCTTTTTGTCCAACAACGCGGGCGGCATCCTCGGCGGCATTTCCTCCGGCCAGGACGTAGTCGCCCGGGCCTACATCAAGCCCATAGCCTCCATCCTTCAGGAACAACAGACCATCACCACCACGGGCGAACCCACCTTCATCATGGTTGGCGGCCGCCATGATATCAGCGCCATCCCGCGCATCAATCCGGTGCTCAAGGCCATGATGGCCCTGACCATCGCGGATTTACTCCTTCTCGACCGGCGGCTGGGCGTGCGCGACTAG
- a CDS encoding TrkA family potassium uptake protein, giving the protein MAAKKEIAVIGLGKFGYALAKALTELGHSVVGVDINPEYVRRAQDIIAQAYEADATDEKMLSQIGIKELDRVIVSTGDSMEASILVVLNLQAAGVKNIWVKAISEAHERVLYKLGVPFVVFPEAFVAAQMANRLTAPGLQEYFGLGKDVAVREIIVDSWIGKTLRDLDLTNKYQVQVIAFRLAGDSEFHFVPQADRALKNGDVLVLLGRTEDIMRVEKF; this is encoded by the coding sequence ATGGCTGCAAAAAAGGAAATCGCCGTCATCGGCCTGGGCAAGTTCGGCTACGCCCTGGCCAAGGCCCTGACCGAGCTGGGCCATTCCGTGGTCGGGGTAGACATCAACCCCGAGTACGTGCGCCGGGCTCAGGACATCATCGCCCAGGCCTACGAGGCGGATGCCACGGATGAAAAGATGCTCAGCCAGATCGGCATCAAGGAGCTGGATCGAGTCATCGTCTCCACCGGCGACTCCATGGAGGCGAGCATTCTGGTGGTCCTGAATCTTCAGGCGGCCGGGGTCAAGAACATCTGGGTCAAGGCCATCAGCGAGGCCCATGAGCGGGTGCTCTACAAGCTCGGGGTCCCTTTCGTGGTCTTCCCCGAGGCGTTCGTGGCCGCCCAGATGGCCAACCGGCTGACCGCCCCCGGGTTACAGGAGTACTTCGGCCTGGGCAAGGATGTGGCCGTACGGGAAATCATCGTGGACAGCTGGATCGGCAAGACCCTGCGCGATCTGGACTTGACCAACAAGTACCAAGTGCAGGTCATCGCCTTCCGGCTGGCCGGGGATTCGGAGTTCCATTTCGTGCCCCAGGCGGACAGGGCGCTGAAAAATGGAGACGTCCTGGTTCTTCTCGGGCGTACCGAGGACATCATGCGGGTTGAAAAATTTTAG